A genome region from Methanococcoides burtonii DSM 6242 includes the following:
- a CDS encoding PGF-pre-PGF domain-containing protein, with product MIIKIIIVTIITAMLSVSALALDVSLQEHSSGDHILLKNAQFSTDTLPSSSHSTSSISSIESSSNETEDYYIVQFKGYILEEWKRDVSRTGATLFSYVPNNAFIVRMNTSVKAEVETIDSVQWIGPYSPSYCISSALSSDSEQSGQEEILIMLFDSGSNEYVSNEVRFLGGEILDNGESILKVRINRSSINDIAAINGVSWVDRYVQPVVLNDVAASIINVSTVQNTHGLTGSGQIVAVADTGLDTGFNNASMHDDLEGRIDGLYAWWGYLNDTGAEDNNGHGTHVAGSVLGNGNLSSGLYAGMAPEARLVFQALQYDGPTLTSGGLYTPTNLDTLFQQAYDTNARIHSNSWGSKDPSQYGNYTDRSQNIDSFMWDNPDLLIVFAAGNEGGINNTLTPAATAKNALTVGASENYRPDKGIPSDNIDDIAYFSSKGPTDDNRIKPDVVAPGTYIVSTRSKMPNVSYSWGTVDDFYAYNSGTSMATPLTAGTAALVRQYYVDNESINPTAALLKATLINGAADLGKSSDAQGWGRVNIEESLFPSTPRTMQYHDNISLGYTDHWNASYHLNNNSVPFKTTLVWTDQPATISASKSLVNDLDLSISGPYGTYLGNGGDNTNNVEQVELLSPSTGWYTVTVTGSNVPLGPQPFAIVLSGPFSNDEIAPLSVTDLATSDRGTTWINWAWNNPIDPDFNHTMLYLDNVFRTNVSNTTKFYNVTGLTANTTYELSTKTVDLTGNINLSWTNDTANTIVAPDEIAPFSITNLSEYTAGPTWINWTWSNPLDSDFSHTMVYMDGVLKANVTGTAYNATGFIDNTGHIISTHTVDNVGNINLTWINDSASTMNTLPPASVTNLTTSDRGVTWINMTWNNPIDLDFNHTMLYIDGVFEKNTSNTTNFYNVTGLTANTTYGFSTKTVDIAGNLNGSWINAIETTLVALDITAPVITVDQPENNAIYTTDKVPLNVTGDETVANWWYKINGTEIRSFTTNTTLPALPDGDHNITIYANDSLGNENSSMLINFNIDTTAPVITVDQPENNANYTTHKVPLNVTGDETVANWWYKINGTEIRSFTTNTTLPAMPDGDHNITIYANDSLGNENSSMLINFNIDTTAPVITVNQPENNAIYTTDKVPLNVTGDETVANWWYKINGTEIRSFTTNTTLPALPDGDHNITIYANDSLGNENSSMLINFNIDTTAPVITVNQPENNANYTTHKVPLNVTGDETVANWWYKINGTEIRSFTTNTTLPAMPDGDHNITIYANDSLGNENSSMLINFNIDTTAPVITVNQPENNANYTTHKVPLNVTGDETVANWWYKINGTEIRSFTTNTTLPALPDGDHNITIYANDSLGNKNSSMVNFTIDTITPTITIDIPEENHNYISKMIWLNATVDEDIAKWWYNINNTGNSIFSGNRSLTLPDGNHSITIIAQDLAGNNASAMVNFTIDTIAPTITIDIPEENHNYISKMIWLNATVDEDIAKWWYNINNTGNSIFSGNRSLTLPDGNHSITIIAQDLAGNNASAMVNFTIDTIAPTITIDIPEENHNYISKMIWLNATVDEDIAKWWYNINNTGNSIFSGNRSLTLPDGNHSITIIAQDLAGNNGSSMVNFTIDTITPTITIDIPEENHNYISKMIWLNATVDEDIAKWWYNINNTGNSIFSGNRSLTLPDGNHSITVIAQDLAGNNGSSMVNFTIDTIAPTITIDIPEENHNYISKMIWLNATVDEDIAKWWYNINNTGNSIFSGNQSLTLPDGNHSITVIAQDLAGNNGSAMVNFTIDTIAPPSVTNLSESNNGSTWITWTWIKPHDDESYYTMVYLDGAFKENVTGTAYTAIGLIDNTDHMISTHTVDTVGNINSAWINSSASTMNTLPPASVTNLSESARGPTWISWTWTNPIDNDFNHTTIYVNNGFLANVSKDTTFYNVTGLTTNTAYEFSTKTVDIVGNINLSWTNDTATTRNPPTVNFTSNVTSGKQPLDVQFIDTSTAAGSWVWIFGDGNDSNAQNPLHTYAEPGKYSVSLTAINSDGFDTITKSNYIVVVARVPPVAAFSSNITTGTEPLSVKFEDLSSNALTWEWDFGEGNTSTEIDPVHTYTVPGTYNVSLNVSNYDGSNYVLKENFITVIALSKPIASFIATPMTGSYPLEVSFTDRSINATERVWNFGDGNTSSDRHPSHTYVAAGTYTVSLNVSNAKYDNFTSISNFITVSTPTTDTTSSSSSGGGGGGGGSSVTSESYENILEKAVTSMHIIKDVEKSFTFTNEMIDITYINVTADLNVGNVKAIVESLNTTSSLVSKPPEGRVYKNINIWLGDFGFEKRITDSSIGFRVERSWLKENSVPEFSVKMSVFKNNKWGILPTEKIGEDEIYVYYEATPSGEIFSSFAIIEPVQKGTALTDTQASSLTEGNVASDASKASPSLEVSDGVEGTLSVVETEPEGSSVKFLLFAIPLLILISLSYVAIKRGYHIETKTKVSVLIEEMKAENINDVGNGRGGSTIANRASNRSATEPPIPKVETTRSDVSAKIKKLEESGILSNVDKKERK from the coding sequence ATGATCATAAAAATTATAATCGTTACGATAATTACAGCAATGCTTTCAGTTTCAGCATTGGCACTAGATGTATCTTTGCAAGAACATTCCAGCGGAGATCATATCTTACTTAAGAATGCACAATTCAGTACAGATACACTACCTTCGTCCTCACATTCAACTTCAAGCATCAGTTCAATTGAATCATCATCCAATGAAACGGAAGACTACTATATTGTTCAGTTCAAAGGATACATTCTTGAAGAGTGGAAAAGAGATGTGAGCAGGACAGGAGCTACTCTTTTCAGTTACGTCCCGAACAATGCTTTTATCGTACGAATGAACACTTCAGTAAAAGCAGAAGTAGAAACTATAGATTCCGTTCAATGGATCGGTCCCTACTCCCCTTCATACTGTATAAGTTCTGCCCTTTCTTCTGATTCTGAACAAAGCGGTCAAGAAGAGATTCTAATAATGCTTTTCGATTCCGGAAGTAACGAGTATGTTTCAAACGAAGTTAGATTTCTTGGCGGAGAAATACTTGACAATGGTGAAAGCATACTCAAGGTCAGGATAAACCGTTCTTCGATCAATGATATTGCAGCTATTAATGGTGTAAGCTGGGTGGATAGATATGTGCAACCCGTTGTTTTGAATGATGTTGCAGCAAGCATAATTAATGTGTCAACTGTACAGAACACACATGGTTTGACCGGTAGTGGCCAGATAGTTGCTGTTGCTGACACAGGTCTCGATACTGGTTTCAATAATGCATCAATGCATGATGATCTTGAGGGAAGGATCGATGGATTATACGCATGGTGGGGATATTTAAACGATACTGGTGCGGAAGATAATAATGGGCATGGTACACATGTTGCAGGTTCCGTTCTTGGAAATGGCAATCTATCTTCTGGTTTATATGCAGGAATGGCACCTGAAGCAAGGCTTGTTTTTCAGGCATTACAATATGATGGCCCGACTCTGACATCTGGTGGGCTTTATACACCAACAAATCTTGATACACTTTTTCAACAAGCTTACGATACAAATGCAAGGATACACAGCAATAGTTGGGGTAGCAAAGATCCCAGTCAGTACGGAAACTACACCGATCGTTCACAAAATATTGATAGTTTTATGTGGGATAATCCGGACTTACTAATCGTTTTTGCAGCCGGTAACGAAGGGGGTATTAATAATACATTAACCCCTGCTGCGACAGCAAAGAATGCATTGACCGTTGGAGCATCAGAGAATTATAGACCGGATAAGGGGATACCATCAGATAATATTGATGATATCGCCTATTTCAGTAGTAAAGGCCCAACCGATGACAATCGAATTAAGCCTGATGTTGTTGCACCTGGCACATATATAGTATCCACAAGATCGAAAATGCCAAATGTCAGTTATTCGTGGGGCACCGTTGATGATTTTTATGCATACAACAGTGGCACAAGTATGGCAACTCCTTTAACGGCCGGAACCGCAGCTCTTGTAAGACAATATTACGTTGATAATGAATCAATTAATCCAACTGCTGCCTTACTGAAAGCAACATTGATCAATGGTGCAGCTGACCTGGGCAAATCCAGTGATGCACAGGGTTGGGGACGTGTCAATATTGAAGAATCTCTTTTCCCATCAACACCACGAACAATGCAGTACCATGATAATATCAGTCTTGGTTATACAGATCATTGGAATGCCAGCTATCACCTGAACAATAATTCAGTCCCTTTTAAAACAACTCTGGTGTGGACAGACCAACCCGCTACAATCTCTGCAAGTAAAAGTCTGGTCAATGACTTAGATCTTAGTATTTCAGGCCCTTATGGCACTTATTTAGGGAATGGTGGAGATAATACAAACAACGTTGAACAAGTAGAACTCTTATCCCCATCAACTGGCTGGTACACAGTAACAGTGACCGGTTCAAACGTTCCTCTTGGACCACAACCATTTGCAATTGTTTTATCCGGACCTTTTAGTAATGATGAGATTGCACCACTCAGTGTAACTGATCTTGCTACATCAGACAGAGGAACAACATGGATAAATTGGGCATGGAACAATCCAATTGACCCTGATTTCAATCATACAATGCTTTACCTTGACAATGTGTTCAGGACAAATGTATCTAACACGACCAAATTCTATAATGTAACAGGACTTACTGCTAACACAACATATGAGCTCAGTACTAAAACAGTTGACCTGACTGGCAATATCAATTTATCGTGGACAAATGATACAGCAAATACAATTGTTGCCCCTGATGAAATTGCACCCTTCAGCATAACCAACCTATCAGAATATACCGCCGGACCTACATGGATCAACTGGACGTGGAGTAACCCACTTGATAGTGACTTCAGCCACACAATGGTCTATATGGATGGAGTGCTAAAAGCAAATGTGACCGGTACAGCGTACAATGCTACAGGATTTATCGACAATACAGGCCATATTATCAGTACTCATACTGTGGACAATGTCGGAAATATAAATTTGACCTGGATAAATGATAGTGCCAGCACAATGAACACTCTTCCTCCAGCCAGTGTGACCAACCTCACCACATCAGACAGAGGAGTTACATGGATCAACATGACATGGAACAATCCAATTGACCTTGATTTTAATCATACAATGCTTTACATTGATGGTGTATTTGAAAAAAATACATCTAACACGACCAATTTCTATAATGTGACAGGACTTACTGCCAACACAACATATGGGTTCAGTACTAAAACAGTTGATATTGCAGGTAATCTAAATGGATCATGGATCAATGCCATTGAGACCACTCTTGTTGCTCTGGACATTACAGCACCTGTTATCACGGTAGATCAGCCAGAAAACAATGCAATTTATACTACAGATAAAGTTCCACTCAATGTTACTGGTGACGAAACAGTAGCTAACTGGTGGTATAAGATCAATGGAACAGAGATTAGATCGTTCACAACAAATACAACATTACCAGCACTGCCTGATGGAGATCACAATATAACCATCTATGCTAATGACAGTCTGGGTAATGAAAATTCATCAATGTTGATCAATTTCAATATCGATACTACAGCACCTGTTATCACGGTAGATCAGCCAGAAAACAATGCAAATTATACTACACATAAAGTTCCACTCAATGTTACTGGTGACGAAACAGTAGCTAACTGGTGGTATAAGATCAATGGAACAGAGATTAGATCGTTCACAACAAATACAACATTACCAGCAATGCCTGATGGAGATCACAATATAACCATCTATGCTAATGACAGTCTGGGTAATGAAAATTCATCAATGTTGATCAATTTCAATATCGATACTACAGCACCTGTTATCACGGTCAATCAGCCAGAAAATAATGCAATTTATACTACAGATAAAGTTCCACTCAATGTTACTGGTGACGAAACAGTAGCTAACTGGTGGTATAAGATCAATGGAACAGAGATTAGATCGTTCACAACAAATACAACATTACCAGCACTGCCTGATGGAGATCACAATATAACCATCTATGCTAATGACAGTCTGGGTAATGAAAATTCATCAATGTTGATCAATTTCAATATCGATACTACAGCACCTGTTATCACGGTCAATCAGCCAGAAAACAATGCAAATTATACTACACATAAAGTTCCACTCAATGTTACTGGTGACGAAACAGTAGCTAACTGGTGGTATAAGATCAATGGAACAGAGATTAGATCGTTCACAACAAATACAACATTACCAGCAATGCCTGATGGAGATCACAATATAACCATCTATGCTAATGACAGTCTGGGTAATGAAAATTCATCAATGTTGATCAATTTCAATATCGATACTACAGCACCTGTTATCACGGTCAATCAGCCAGAAAATAATGCAAATTATACTACACATAAAGTTCCACTCAATGTGACTGGTGACGAAACAGTAGCTAACTGGTGGTATAAGATCAATGGAACAGAGATTAGATCGTTCACAACAAATACAACATTACCAGCACTGCCTGATGGAGATCACAATATAACCATCTATGCTAATGACAGTCTGGGAAATAAAAATTCATCAATGGTAAATTTCACGATCGATACTATTACACCAACAATCACCATTGACATACCCGAAGAAAACCATAATTATATTTCTAAGATGATCTGGCTTAATGCTACTGTTGACGAAGATATTGCAAAATGGTGGTATAATATAAACAATACCGGCAATAGCATATTTAGTGGAAACCGGTCACTAACACTACCAGATGGAAATCACAGCATAACTATAATAGCACAGGATCTGGCAGGGAATAATGCATCAGCAATGGTAAATTTCACGATCGATACTATTGCACCAACAATCACCATTGACATACCCGAAGAAAACCATAATTATATTTCTAAGATGATCTGGCTTAATGCTACTGTTGACGAAGATATTGCAAAATGGTGGTATAATATAAACAATACCGGCAATAGCATATTTAGTGGAAACCGGTCACTAACACTACCAGATGGAAATCACAGCATAACTATAATAGCACAGGATCTGGCAGGGAATAATGCATCAGCAATGGTAAATTTCACGATCGATACTATTGCACCAACAATCACCATTGACATACCCGAAGAAAACCATAATTATATTTCTAAGATGATCTGGCTTAATGCTACTGTTGACGAAGATATTGCAAAATGGTGGTATAATATAAACAATACCGGCAATAGCATATTTAGTGGAAACCGGTCACTAACACTACCAGATGGAAATCACAGCATAACTATAATAGCACAGGATCTGGCAGGGAACAATGGTTCATCAATGGTAAATTTCACGATCGATACTATTACACCAACAATCACCATTGACATACCCGAAGAAAACCATAATTATATTTCTAAGATGATCTGGCTTAATGCTACTGTTGACGAAGATATTGCAAAATGGTGGTATAATATAAACAATACCGGCAATAGCATATTTAGTGGAAACCGGTCACTAACACTACCAGATGGAAATCACAGCATAACTGTAATAGCACAGGATCTGGCAGGGAACAATGGTTCATCAATGGTGAATTTCACGATCGATACTATTGCACCAACAATCACCATTGACATACCCGAAGAAAACCATAATTATATTTCTAAGATGATCTGGCTTAATGCTACTGTTGACGAAGATATTGCAAAATGGTGGTATAATATAAACAATACCGGCAATAGCATATTTAGTGGAAATCAGTCACTAACACTTCCAGATGGAAATCACAGCATAACTGTAATAGCACAGGATCTGGCAGGAAACAATGGCTCAGCAATGGTAAATTTCACGATCGATACTATTGCACCACCTAGTGTAACAAATTTATCAGAATCTAATAACGGCTCTACATGGATCACATGGACATGGATAAAGCCACATGATGATGAATCATACTACACGATGGTATATCTGGACGGAGCGTTTAAAGAAAATGTGACCGGCACAGCGTACACTGCTATAGGACTAATTGACAATACGGACCATATGATCAGTACTCATACTGTAGACACTGTTGGAAATATAAATTCTGCCTGGATAAATAGTAGTGCCAGCACAATGAACACGCTTCCTCCAGCCAGTGTAACCAACCTGTCAGAGTCTGCCAGAGGACCCACATGGATCTCATGGACATGGACCAATCCAATAGATAACGATTTCAATCATACTACAATTTATGTCAACAATGGATTCCTAGCTAATGTGTCAAAGGATACAACATTCTATAATGTTACCGGACTAACTACTAACACAGCCTATGAGTTCAGTACTAAAACAGTGGACATTGTAGGCAATATAAATTTATCATGGACAAATGATACAGCAACTACTAGAAATCCTCCAACTGTAAATTTCACATCAAATGTAACTTCAGGTAAACAGCCATTAGATGTGCAATTTATTGACACATCAACCGCAGCTGGAAGTTGGGTATGGATTTTTGGTGATGGTAATGATTCAAATGCTCAAAATCCTCTGCACACTTATGCCGAACCAGGTAAATATTCTGTAAGTCTGACAGCAATCAACAGTGATGGTTTCGATACTATCACTAAGAGCAATTACATCGTTGTCGTAGCACGTGTTCCCCCAGTTGCAGCATTTTCATCAAATATAACTACGGGTACAGAACCGCTATCTGTGAAATTTGAAGATTTGTCTTCCAACGCACTTACATGGGAATGGGACTTTGGCGAAGGAAACACTTCAACAGAAATTGATCCAGTTCATACATATACAGTTCCAGGCACTTACAACGTTTCATTGAACGTGTCCAATTATGATGGATCAAACTATGTCCTTAAAGAAAATTTCATAACAGTCATTGCTCTTTCAAAGCCGATCGCCAGCTTTATAGCGACTCCAATGACCGGAAGCTACCCACTAGAAGTATCCTTCACGGATAGATCTATAAATGCCACCGAGCGGGTCTGGAACTTCGGGGATGGTAACACTTCTTCAGATCGTCATCCATCCCATACATATGTAGCTGCAGGAACTTACACTGTATCTCTGAATGTTAGCAATGCTAAATATGACAACTTTACCTCTATTTCAAACTTCATCACAGTATCAACACCTACTACCGATACAACCAGTTCGAGCAGCTCAGGCGGAGGAGGTGGCGGAGGTGGAAGCAGTGTCACCAGTGAGAGTTATGAGAATATCTTAGAAAAAGCTGTTACAAGCATGCATATCATTAAAGATGTGGAAAAAAGCTTCACATTTACCAATGAAATGATAGACATTACTTACATCAATGTCACAGCTGATCTGAACGTTGGTAATGTTAAGGCAATAGTTGAATCACTTAATACAACCTCAAGTCTCGTTTCCAAACCACCAGAAGGAAGAGTATATAAGAATATCAATATCTGGTTAGGAGATTTCGGATTTGAAAAAAGGATCACTGATTCATCCATTGGTTTCAGAGTAGAGAGATCTTGGCTTAAAGAGAACAGTGTACCTGAATTTTCAGTAAAGATGAGCGTATTTAAAAATAATAAATGGGGTATTCTGCCTACCGAAAAAATAGGTGAAGATGAAATATATGTCTATTATGAAGCTACACCTTCCGGAGAAATATTTTCGTCATTTGCAATAATCGAACCTGTTCAAAAAGGAACAGCCCTTACAGATACTCAAGCTTCTTCTTTAACTGAAGGAAACGTTGCATCCGATGCAAGCAAAGCCTCCCCATCACTTGAAGTTTCAGATGGTGTAGAAGGTACTTTGTCAGTCGTCGAGACTGAACCAGAAGGCTCTTCTGTTAAATTCCTCTTATTTGCAATACCACTCCTCATTCTGATCTCACTTTCCTATGTTGCAATTAAAAGAGGTTATCACATCGAAACAAAAACAAAGGTATCAGTCTTAATCGAAGAAATGAAGGCAGAAAATATCAATGATGTAGGAAATGGCAGAGGGGGATCAACAATTGCAAATCGCGCTTCAAACCGCTCAGCAACTGAACCCCCCATTCCTAAAGTAGAGACAACAAGATCAGATGTCTCTGCAAAAATAAAGAAATTGGAAGAATCCGGCATTCTTTCAAATGTGGATAAGAAAGAGAGAAAGTAA
- a CDS encoding cation-translocating P-type ATPase: MSEEVKWQHISVDEALALLETDRDGLSAEEAQLRLSKFGFNEVELKKKESSIHRFVRQFASPLIYVLLIAAFVTFLLREYADMTVIIGVVLANAIIGFIQERKAENALESLAKMLVPETSILRDGQRLIVASRELVVGDIVLLETGGRVPADLRLIYKKNLRIDESMLTGESIAVEKNTDVIEARNVPIAEQKNIAFAGTLVTKGNGIGVVVATAANSEIGKISELIKKTKKLSTPLVRTIDHMGKTLAFVIVLVAMLTFAIGKLRGLDDLDLFFASVSLAVAAIPEGLPALITITLAIGIKKMASRNAIIRTMPAVESLGSATVICSDKTGTLTQNEMTVRKIYTDEGMFTVTGQGYDPKGDIELNGKKIDPFDHRALLETLKAGALCNDAYLREEGGIDGDPTEGALLVSAAKAGNFYITRVDEVPFESEKRFMATLHQDDAGNSWVYAKGSPEIISKLSSMQFNGKDFSRMEPEKVLLVAEDMASEGLRVIATAYRKLERGKTEIEETDVDELIFLGLQGMIDPPREDVKKSIFKCNNAGIRVIMITGDHIKTAHTIARQLGIRTEGALAGSDIGSMTDEELIEALRSVSVFARTSPEDKSRIVGLLKQEGEVVAVTGDGINDAPALENADIGIAMGRSGTEVAKDAADMVLADDNFSSIVNAVEEGRDVYSKIQKVILWTLPTNAAEGLAILAAVLLGFAALPLLPLHILWINTVTALGLGVPMTVEPMEKGLLNRPPRPQNEPLLLPVIKRRIITVALLMVTATFLLYLFNINNGMDVSTSQTIALNTIVFFEIFYLFNCKSINENVIGQLFSNKYMLLGISVVIGLQMFITYNPAMNVIMRTSPIRLVDWVVIILTTSSIFVLIEFEKFITKKRSKKHINK, encoded by the coding sequence ATGAGTGAGGAAGTCAAATGGCAGCATATTTCTGTGGATGAAGCACTTGCACTACTTGAGACCGATAGAGATGGGCTCTCTGCAGAAGAAGCGCAGTTGCGCCTTTCTAAATTTGGTTTCAATGAGGTTGAACTGAAAAAAAAGGAAAGTTCGATCCATCGGTTTGTAAGACAGTTTGCAAGCCCCCTTATTTATGTTCTGCTTATAGCAGCATTTGTCACTTTTTTACTCCGGGAATATGCTGACATGACAGTAATAATCGGAGTGGTACTGGCAAATGCTATCATTGGTTTCATTCAGGAAAGAAAAGCAGAAAATGCCCTTGAATCTCTTGCAAAAATGTTGGTCCCTGAGACAAGCATATTAAGGGATGGGCAGAGACTTATCGTGGCCAGCAGGGAACTTGTAGTAGGTGATATTGTTTTATTGGAAACTGGAGGCAGGGTCCCTGCTGATCTCCGACTCATATACAAAAAAAATCTTCGTATCGATGAATCAATGCTTACCGGAGAATCCATCGCTGTTGAGAAAAATACAGATGTTATTGAAGCCAGGAACGTTCCAATCGCTGAACAAAAAAATATTGCTTTTGCAGGCACACTTGTAACTAAGGGAAATGGTATAGGTGTAGTAGTGGCAACAGCTGCCAACAGCGAGATCGGAAAGATCTCAGAGTTGATAAAAAAGACAAAAAAGCTTTCCACGCCTCTTGTCAGAACGATCGATCATATGGGGAAGACACTTGCTTTCGTCATTGTCTTGGTTGCAATGTTGACATTTGCAATTGGTAAACTTCGGGGACTTGATGACCTTGATCTTTTCTTTGCTTCTGTAAGTCTGGCGGTTGCAGCAATTCCAGAAGGATTGCCCGCACTCATTACGATCACACTTGCTATCGGAATAAAGAAAATGGCAAGCCGGAATGCGATTATTCGGACAATGCCGGCGGTCGAAAGTCTTGGATCTGCAACGGTGATCTGTTCGGATAAAACGGGCACACTTACTCAAAATGAAATGACAGTCCGGAAGATATACACGGATGAAGGTATGTTCACTGTTACAGGTCAGGGGTATGATCCAAAGGGGGATATTGAACTTAATGGTAAGAAAATAGATCCCTTTGATCATCGGGCCTTGCTTGAAACGTTAAAAGCAGGTGCACTTTGTAATGATGCTTACCTGCGTGAAGAGGGAGGCATTGATGGTGATCCCACTGAAGGGGCGCTTCTGGTTTCAGCTGCAAAAGCTGGCAATTTCTACATTACCAGGGTAGATGAAGTTCCGTTCGAATCAGAAAAAAGATTTATGGCAACACTTCATCAGGACGATGCTGGCAATTCGTGGGTATATGCAAAAGGCTCTCCCGAGATAATTTCAAAACTTTCCAGCATGCAATTCAATGGAAAGGATTTTTCAAGAATGGAACCTGAAAAGGTACTTCTTGTTGCCGAAGATATGGCATCTGAAGGGCTAAGGGTCATTGCAACTGCATACAGGAAGCTCGAAAGAGGGAAAACGGAAATTGAAGAAACTGATGTCGATGAACTTATCTTCCTCGGATTGCAGGGTATGATCGACCCTCCAAGAGAGGATGTGAAAAAATCGATCTTCAAATGTAATAATGCAGGCATAAGAGTGATTATGATCACAGGTGATCATATAAAAACTGCTCACACCATTGCAAGACAGCTTGGGATACGGACTGAAGGGGCATTGGCAGGTAGTGATATTGGATCAATGACCGATGAAGAACTGATAGAAGCATTAAGATCAGTTTCTGTTTTTGCGAGAACATCTCCCGAAGATAAATCCCGGATAGTCGGTCTATTAAAACAGGAAGGCGAAGTTGTTGCAGTTACAGGAGATGGTATCAACGATGCACCGGCACTTGAGAATGCAGATATCGGTATTGCAATGGGACGATCTGGTACCGAAGTCGCAAAAGATGCAGCTGACATGGTTCTTGCTGATGATAATTTTTCATCCATCGTGAATGCAGTAGAAGAAGGCAGGGACGTCTATAGCAAGATACAAAAGGTGATTCTCTGGACATTACCTACTAATGCTGCAGAAGGATTGGCGATCTTAGCTGCTGTCCTACTGGGATTTGCAGCTCTGCCACTTTTACCATTACACATCCTTTGGATAAATACTGTAACAGCATTGGGTCTTGGAGTGCCTATGACGGTCGAGCCGATGGAGAAAGGACTTCTGAATAGGCCCCCAAGACCACAAAATGAGCCACTCCTTCTTCCAGTTATTAAACGAAGGATAATCACCGTTGCATTACTAATGGTCACTGCCACTTTCCTGCTATATCTCTTCAATATCAATAATGGTATGGATGTCAGTACATCGCAGACAATAGCCTTGAATACTATCGTATTTTTCGAGATATTCTATCTTTTCAACTGTAAATCGATCAATGAGAATGTCATTGGACAACTGTTCTCAAATAAATATATGCTTCTTGGCATATCTGTTGTGATCGGGTTGCAGATGTTCATCACTTACAATCCTGCAATGAACGTAATAATGAGGACAAGCCCTATTCGATTGGTCGATTGGGTTGTTATAATACTAACTACAAGTTCGATTTTTGTTTTAATTGAATTTGAAAAGTTCATAACGAAAAAGAGGAGCAAGAAACATATCAATAAATAA
- a CDS encoding PEF-CTERM sorting domain-containing protein — protein MVKNNVMKLVLITALVISMIGIGSAIAYPPLNDGVCEPDVWIYADPGYLQPDNDADIAINSLVGSYWRGYDGRLALLHLNGNSQMEVSIAEPTACLYVQFASDRNDGMASIYVDGELIWEGNTWAPNALGKPLDMQQMRYLKVTGLEPTAHTIKILTGEQGHVTIYQFGYDRCTSEEIPEFPTVALPIVAIIGLTFIFQRRKEE, from the coding sequence GTGGTAAAAAATAATGTTATGAAACTTGTACTGATAACTGCCTTAGTTATCAGTATGATAGGAATTGGATCCGCTATTGCATACCCCCCCCTGAATGATGGTGTTTGCGAACCCGATGTTTGGATCTATGCCGATCCAGGCTATCTACAACCAGACAATGATGCAGATATTGCAATAAATTCTCTTGTTGGCAGCTATTGGAGAGGATACGATGGAAGACTTGCTCTTTTACATCTCAATGGTAACAGCCAGATGGAAGTAAGCATTGCAGAGCCCACAGCCTGCCTTTATGTCCAGTTTGCAAGTGACCGTAACGATGGAATGGCCAGCATCTATGTGGATGGTGAACTTATATGGGAAGGAAACACATGGGCACCTAATGCACTTGGCAAGCCTCTTGATATGCAGCAGATGAGATATCTCAAAGTTACAGGACTTGAACCAACAGCTCATACGATCAAAATTCTGACCGGAGAACAGGGTCATGTTACAATTTATCAATTCGGCTATGATAGATGCACATCAGAAGAGATCCCTGAATTTCCAACAGTTGCACTTCCAATAGTTGCAATAATTGGCCTTACATTCATCTTCCAGCGCAGGAAAGAGGAGTGA